From one Rosa rugosa chromosome 4, drRosRugo1.1, whole genome shotgun sequence genomic stretch:
- the LOC133745506 gene encoding uncharacterized protein LOC133745506 isoform X2 → MAVAMSYCCSKPSPFLGRYPTRFHLGKSKPGQVAVQAPRISALFWGAKKSPEPKEIETNLSLGEFTLTGPEGGISEGKPSKISVSVISSISEVSSSDWDACSLDATGPDKYNPFLTHAFLSSLEHSASAVKETGWIPSHIVAKDANENTLGVVPLYLKSHSYGEFVFDHSWADACYSFGSRYYPKLQCCVPFTPVTGPRILVRNTLFKDQVFDIIVSALKDLTAKISSLHITFPSEKEWDKLSEKGFLQRIGMQYHWKNRNYKNFDEFLMDMKQSKRKNIRQERKKILQQNLTMKRLQGDEIKARHWDAFYNFYRNTTDNKWGTPYLTREFFHNIGSKMGDQVLLVVAEEGDELVAGALNLIGGDTLFGRLWGCHPRAYYPSLHFEACYYQAIEAAIELDLSTVEAGAQGEHKIQRGYMPVATYSCHYLINQSFRKAIEDFLVRESTQVKLVMKLLHDSGPFKEGVH, encoded by the exons ATGGCAGTAGCAATGAGCTACTGCTGCAGCAAGCCTTCCCCATTTCTGGGTCGATACCCAACTCGTTTTCATTTG GGGAAATCAAAACCTGGACAAGTTGCTGTTCAGGCGCCTAGAATCAGTGCATTATTTTGGGGAGCTAAAAAGTCCCCGGAGCCAAAAGAAATAGAGACCAATCTTTCACTTGGGGAATTCACTTTGACAGGCCCAGAG ggaggAATCTCAGAGGGGAAGCCTAGTAAGATATCGGTTTCAGTCATTTCTTCAATCTCTGAGGTCTCATCCTCTGACTGGGATGCGTGCAGTTTGGATGCTACCGGCCCTGATAAATATAACCCATTTCTTACTCATGCTTTTCTTTCAAGCTTGGAACACTCGGCTTCTGCAGTCAAG GAAACAGGATGGATTCCAAGCCATATCGTTGCTAAGGATGCAAATGAAAATACTTTAGGTGTTGTTCCACTTTATCTTAAAAG TCATTCTTATGGTGAATTTGTTTTTGATCATTCCTGGGCTGATGCATGCTATAGTTTTGGGTCAAGATATTATCCAAAGTTACAATGTTGTGTCCCTTTTACTCCAGTAACTGGCCCAAGGATTTTAGTACGGAATACCTTGTTCAAAGATCAAGTTTTTGACATCATAGTTTCTGCTCTCAAGGATCTGACGGCCAAG ATTTCATCACTGCACATTACCTTCCCATCTGAAAAGGAGTGGGACAAACTGAGTGAAAAGGGGTTTCTACAAAGAATTGGAATGCAGTACCATTGGAAAAATCGTAATTATAAAAA TTTTGATGAGTTCTTGATGGACATGAAGCAAAGTAAAAGGAAAAATATTCGTCAAGAGCGGAAGAAG ATTTTGCAGCAGAATTTGACTATGAAACGGTTGCAAGGCGATGAAATAAAG GCTAGACACTGGGATGCCTTCTATAACTTCTACCGCAACACCACTGACAACAA GTGGGGTACCCCGTACCTGACTAGGGAATTCTTTCACAACATAGGGTCAAAGATGGGAGATCAGGTACTCCTTGTTGTTGCTGAAGAGGGGGATGAGCTTGTTGCTGGAGCTCTTAATCTTATTGGAGGAGACACGTTATTTGGACGCCTATGGGGATGCCATCCCCGAGCTTATTATCCAAGCTTGCATTTTGAAGCATGCTATTACCAG GCAATAGAAGCTGCAATCGAACTTGATTTAAGCACAGTGGAGGCAGGAGCGCAGGGTGAGCATAAGATTCAGAGGGGTTATATGCCTGTGGCCACGTATAGCTGCCATTACCTGATTAATCAAAGTTTCAGGAAGGCCATAGAGGACTTTCTTGTGCGTGAATCAACTCAG GTTAAGCTCGTGATGAAACTACTGCATGATTCTGGTCCTTTTAAGGAAGGTGTACACTAA
- the LOC133745506 gene encoding uncharacterized protein LOC133745506 isoform X1, whose product MAVAMSYCCSKPSPFLGRYPTRFHLGKSKPGQVAVQAPRISALFWGAKKSPEPKEIETNLSLGEFTLTGPEGGISEGKPSKISVSVISSISEVSSSDWDACSLDATGPDKYNPFLTHAFLSSLEHSASAVKETGWIPSHIVAKDANENTLGVVPLYLKSHSYGEFVFDHSWADACYSFGSRYYPKLQCCVPFTPVTGPRILVRNTLFKDQVFDIIVSALKDLTAKYQISSLHITFPSEKEWDKLSEKGFLQRIGMQYHWKNRNYKNFDEFLMDMKQSKRKNIRQERKKILQQNLTMKRLQGDEIKARHWDAFYNFYRNTTDNKWGTPYLTREFFHNIGSKMGDQVLLVVAEEGDELVAGALNLIGGDTLFGRLWGCHPRAYYPSLHFEACYYQAIEAAIELDLSTVEAGAQGEHKIQRGYMPVATYSCHYLINQSFRKAIEDFLVRESTQVKLVMKLLHDSGPFKEGVH is encoded by the exons ATGGCAGTAGCAATGAGCTACTGCTGCAGCAAGCCTTCCCCATTTCTGGGTCGATACCCAACTCGTTTTCATTTG GGGAAATCAAAACCTGGACAAGTTGCTGTTCAGGCGCCTAGAATCAGTGCATTATTTTGGGGAGCTAAAAAGTCCCCGGAGCCAAAAGAAATAGAGACCAATCTTTCACTTGGGGAATTCACTTTGACAGGCCCAGAG ggaggAATCTCAGAGGGGAAGCCTAGTAAGATATCGGTTTCAGTCATTTCTTCAATCTCTGAGGTCTCATCCTCTGACTGGGATGCGTGCAGTTTGGATGCTACCGGCCCTGATAAATATAACCCATTTCTTACTCATGCTTTTCTTTCAAGCTTGGAACACTCGGCTTCTGCAGTCAAG GAAACAGGATGGATTCCAAGCCATATCGTTGCTAAGGATGCAAATGAAAATACTTTAGGTGTTGTTCCACTTTATCTTAAAAG TCATTCTTATGGTGAATTTGTTTTTGATCATTCCTGGGCTGATGCATGCTATAGTTTTGGGTCAAGATATTATCCAAAGTTACAATGTTGTGTCCCTTTTACTCCAGTAACTGGCCCAAGGATTTTAGTACGGAATACCTTGTTCAAAGATCAAGTTTTTGACATCATAGTTTCTGCTCTCAAGGATCTGACGGCCAAG TACCAGATTTCATCACTGCACATTACCTTCCCATCTGAAAAGGAGTGGGACAAACTGAGTGAAAAGGGGTTTCTACAAAGAATTGGAATGCAGTACCATTGGAAAAATCGTAATTATAAAAA TTTTGATGAGTTCTTGATGGACATGAAGCAAAGTAAAAGGAAAAATATTCGTCAAGAGCGGAAGAAG ATTTTGCAGCAGAATTTGACTATGAAACGGTTGCAAGGCGATGAAATAAAG GCTAGACACTGGGATGCCTTCTATAACTTCTACCGCAACACCACTGACAACAA GTGGGGTACCCCGTACCTGACTAGGGAATTCTTTCACAACATAGGGTCAAAGATGGGAGATCAGGTACTCCTTGTTGTTGCTGAAGAGGGGGATGAGCTTGTTGCTGGAGCTCTTAATCTTATTGGAGGAGACACGTTATTTGGACGCCTATGGGGATGCCATCCCCGAGCTTATTATCCAAGCTTGCATTTTGAAGCATGCTATTACCAG GCAATAGAAGCTGCAATCGAACTTGATTTAAGCACAGTGGAGGCAGGAGCGCAGGGTGAGCATAAGATTCAGAGGGGTTATATGCCTGTGGCCACGTATAGCTGCCATTACCTGATTAATCAAAGTTTCAGGAAGGCCATAGAGGACTTTCTTGTGCGTGAATCAACTCAG GTTAAGCTCGTGATGAAACTACTGCATGATTCTGGTCCTTTTAAGGAAGGTGTACACTAA